A genomic region of Ictidomys tridecemlineatus isolate mIctTri1 chromosome 10, mIctTri1.hap1, whole genome shotgun sequence contains the following coding sequences:
- the B3galt2 gene encoding beta-1,3-galactosyltransferase 2 isoform X1: MDDYRGHNVTELENEYQRTVLIQRRKQYFQPPISPIPSLDIYNMLQWRRRHCCFAKMTWTAKRSLFRTHLIGVLSLVFLFAMFLFFNHHDWLPGKAGFKENPVTYTFRGFRSTKSETNHSSLRNIWKDTVPQTLRPQTVTNSNNTDLSPQGVTGLENTLSANGSIYNLKGIGHSNSYHFKYIINEPGKCQEKSPFLILLIAAEPGQIEARRAIRQTWGNESLAPGIQITRIFLLGISIKLNGYLQRAILEESKQYHDIIQQEYLDTYYNLTIKTLMGMNWVATYCPHVPYVMKTDSDMFVNTEYLIHKLLKPDLPPRHNYFTGYLMRGYAPNRNKDSKWYMPPDLYPSERYPVFCSGTGYVFSGDLAEKIFKVSLGIRRLHLEDVYVGICLAKLRIDPVPPPNEFVFNHWRVSYSSCKYSHLITSHQFQPSELIKYWNHLQQNKHNACANAAKEKASRYRHRKLH; the protein is encoded by the exons ATG GATGACTACAGGGGACACAACGTGACTGAATTAGAAAATGAATACCAAAGAACAGTATTgattcagagaagaaaacagTATTTTCAGCCACCAATATCTCCTATACCATCACTGGATATTTACAACATGCTTCAGTGGAGAAGAAGGCATTGCTGCTTTGCAAAGATGACCTGGACCGCCAAGAGGTCTCTGTTCCGTACTCATCTTATTGGTGTACTTTCTCTAGTGTTTCTTTTTGCtatgtttctgtttttcaatCATCATGACTGGCTACCAGGTAAAGCTGGATTCAAAGAAAATCCTGTGACATACACTTTCCGAGGATTTCGTTCTACAAAGAGTGAAACAAACCACAGCTCCCTTCGGAACATCTGGAAAGATACAGTTCCTCAAACTCTGAGGCCCCAAACAGTAACTAACTCCAATAACACAGACCTGTCACCACAAGGAGTTACAGGGCTAGAGAATACACTTAGTGCCAATGGAAGTATTTACAATTTAAAAGGCATTGGACATTCAAATTCTTaccatttcaaatatattatcaATGAGCCTGGAAAATGCCAGGAGAAAAGTCCTTTTTTAATACTACTAATAGCAGCAGAACCTGGACAAATAGAAGCTAGAAGAGCTATTCGGCAAACCTGGGGCAACGAAAGTCTAGCACCTGGTATCCAAATCACACGAATTTTTTTGTTGGGCATAAGTATTAAGCTAAACGGCTACCTTCAACGTGCAATACTAGAAGAAAGCAAACAGTATCATGATATAATTCAACAGGAATACTTAGATACATACTATAATCTGACCATTAAAACACTTATGGGTATGAACTGGGTGGCAACATACTGTCCACATGTTCCATATGTTATGAAAACGGACAGTGACATGTTTGTCAACACTGAATATTTAATACATAAGTTACTGAAGCCAGACCTGCCTCCTAGACATAACTATTTTACTGGTTACCTAATGAGAGGATATGCACCCAATCGAAACAAAGACAGCAAGTGGTACATGCCTCCCGACCTCTACCCAAGTGAACGTTACCCTGTATTCTGTTCTGGAACTGGTTATGTTTTTTCTGGAGATCTGGCAGAAAAGATATTCAAAGTTTCTTTAGGTATTCGTCGTTTGCATTTGGAAGATGTGTACGTAGGAATCTGTCTTGCCAAGTTAAGAATTGATCCTGTGCCCCCTCCCAATGAGTTTGTGTTCAATCACTGGCGAGTTTCTTATTCAAGCTGTAAATACAGTCACCTAATTACCTCTCATCAGTTCCAGCCTAGCGAACTGATAAAATACTGGAACCATTTACAACAAAATAAGCACAATGCCTGTGCCAACGCTGCAAAGGAAAAGGCAAGCAGGTATCGTCACCGTAAACTACActaa
- the B3galt2 gene encoding beta-1,3-galactosyltransferase 2 isoform X2, translated as MLQWRRRHCCFAKMTWTAKRSLFRTHLIGVLSLVFLFAMFLFFNHHDWLPGKAGFKENPVTYTFRGFRSTKSETNHSSLRNIWKDTVPQTLRPQTVTNSNNTDLSPQGVTGLENTLSANGSIYNLKGIGHSNSYHFKYIINEPGKCQEKSPFLILLIAAEPGQIEARRAIRQTWGNESLAPGIQITRIFLLGISIKLNGYLQRAILEESKQYHDIIQQEYLDTYYNLTIKTLMGMNWVATYCPHVPYVMKTDSDMFVNTEYLIHKLLKPDLPPRHNYFTGYLMRGYAPNRNKDSKWYMPPDLYPSERYPVFCSGTGYVFSGDLAEKIFKVSLGIRRLHLEDVYVGICLAKLRIDPVPPPNEFVFNHWRVSYSSCKYSHLITSHQFQPSELIKYWNHLQQNKHNACANAAKEKASRYRHRKLH; from the coding sequence ATGCTTCAGTGGAGAAGAAGGCATTGCTGCTTTGCAAAGATGACCTGGACCGCCAAGAGGTCTCTGTTCCGTACTCATCTTATTGGTGTACTTTCTCTAGTGTTTCTTTTTGCtatgtttctgtttttcaatCATCATGACTGGCTACCAGGTAAAGCTGGATTCAAAGAAAATCCTGTGACATACACTTTCCGAGGATTTCGTTCTACAAAGAGTGAAACAAACCACAGCTCCCTTCGGAACATCTGGAAAGATACAGTTCCTCAAACTCTGAGGCCCCAAACAGTAACTAACTCCAATAACACAGACCTGTCACCACAAGGAGTTACAGGGCTAGAGAATACACTTAGTGCCAATGGAAGTATTTACAATTTAAAAGGCATTGGACATTCAAATTCTTaccatttcaaatatattatcaATGAGCCTGGAAAATGCCAGGAGAAAAGTCCTTTTTTAATACTACTAATAGCAGCAGAACCTGGACAAATAGAAGCTAGAAGAGCTATTCGGCAAACCTGGGGCAACGAAAGTCTAGCACCTGGTATCCAAATCACACGAATTTTTTTGTTGGGCATAAGTATTAAGCTAAACGGCTACCTTCAACGTGCAATACTAGAAGAAAGCAAACAGTATCATGATATAATTCAACAGGAATACTTAGATACATACTATAATCTGACCATTAAAACACTTATGGGTATGAACTGGGTGGCAACATACTGTCCACATGTTCCATATGTTATGAAAACGGACAGTGACATGTTTGTCAACACTGAATATTTAATACATAAGTTACTGAAGCCAGACCTGCCTCCTAGACATAACTATTTTACTGGTTACCTAATGAGAGGATATGCACCCAATCGAAACAAAGACAGCAAGTGGTACATGCCTCCCGACCTCTACCCAAGTGAACGTTACCCTGTATTCTGTTCTGGAACTGGTTATGTTTTTTCTGGAGATCTGGCAGAAAAGATATTCAAAGTTTCTTTAGGTATTCGTCGTTTGCATTTGGAAGATGTGTACGTAGGAATCTGTCTTGCCAAGTTAAGAATTGATCCTGTGCCCCCTCCCAATGAGTTTGTGTTCAATCACTGGCGAGTTTCTTATTCAAGCTGTAAATACAGTCACCTAATTACCTCTCATCAGTTCCAGCCTAGCGAACTGATAAAATACTGGAACCATTTACAACAAAATAAGCACAATGCCTGTGCCAACGCTGCAAAGGAAAAGGCAAGCAGGTATCGTCACCGTAAACTACActaa